From Acidipropionibacterium acidipropionici, one genomic window encodes:
- a CDS encoding replication-associated recombination protein A, producing MESDAPSLFEPDESTRPLADRMRPTSLGDVVGQDHLLAADAPIGRMVAERRLVSMILWGPPGCGKTTIARLLADATDLVFAPLSATFSGVGDLRKVFAAAARRREAGQGTLLFVDEVHRFNRAQQDSFLPYVEDGTITLVGATTENPSFELNGALLSRCQVYVLRRLDEAALSTLVGRAEQVVGARLEISEEARASLIAMADGDGRYLLNMLEQLFALHRPIDTAALAEVVQKRAPQYDKGQEGHYNLISALHKSMRGSDPDAALYWLARMLDGGEDPLYIARRVVRFATEDVGMADPQAVQQALAAWDVYERLGSPEGELAIAQAVVYVATAPKSIAVYRGFGEAQKLARRTGSLTPPAHILNAPTRLMKDLGYGEGYQYDPDTETGFSGADYFPDGMEHQKLYRPTRNGYEQVIGDKIAEWEAMRARRNRDS from the coding sequence ATGGAGTCCGATGCGCCGTCACTGTTCGAACCCGACGAGTCCACCCGCCCGCTGGCCGACCGGATGCGCCCCACATCCCTGGGTGACGTCGTCGGACAGGACCATCTGCTGGCCGCCGACGCGCCGATCGGGCGGATGGTGGCCGAGCGGCGTCTGGTCTCGATGATCCTGTGGGGACCTCCGGGCTGCGGGAAGACCACCATCGCCCGGCTGCTCGCCGATGCCACCGACCTGGTCTTCGCACCTCTCTCGGCGACCTTCTCAGGAGTGGGCGACCTGCGCAAGGTCTTCGCCGCAGCCGCCAGACGCCGCGAGGCCGGCCAGGGCACCCTGCTCTTCGTCGACGAGGTGCACCGGTTCAACCGCGCCCAGCAGGACTCCTTCCTGCCTTATGTCGAGGACGGCACGATCACCCTGGTGGGGGCCACCACCGAGAACCCGAGCTTCGAACTCAACGGCGCCCTGCTGTCGCGCTGCCAGGTCTACGTGCTGCGGAGGCTCGACGAGGCCGCTCTGTCCACCCTCGTCGGGCGGGCCGAGCAGGTCGTCGGGGCCCGGCTGGAGATCTCCGAGGAGGCCCGCGCCTCCCTGATCGCGATGGCCGACGGCGACGGGCGCTACCTGCTCAACATGCTCGAGCAGCTCTTCGCCCTGCACCGTCCGATTGACACCGCCGCCCTCGCCGAGGTGGTGCAGAAGCGGGCGCCCCAGTACGACAAGGGGCAGGAGGGCCATTACAACCTCATCTCGGCGCTCCACAAGTCGATGCGCGGATCGGATCCCGACGCCGCCCTCTACTGGCTGGCGAGGATGCTCGACGGTGGGGAGGATCCGCTGTACATCGCGCGGCGGGTGGTGAGATTCGCCACCGAGGACGTCGGCATGGCCGATCCCCAGGCCGTCCAGCAGGCCCTGGCGGCGTGGGACGTCTACGAGCGGCTGGGTTCCCCGGAGGGGGAGCTGGCGATCGCCCAGGCGGTGGTCTATGTAGCCACCGCGCCCAAATCGATCGCGGTGTACCGGGGGTTCGGCGAGGCGCAGAAGCTCGCGAGGCGGACCGGCTCGCTCACCCCGCCGGCGCACATCCTCAACGCGCCGACCCGGCTCATGAAAGACCTGGGCTACGGCGAGGGCTACCAGTACGACCCCGACACCGAGACCGGGTTCTCCGGAGCCGACTACTTCCCCGACGGCATGGAGCACCAGAAGCTGTACCGGCCCACCCGCAACGGCTACGAGCAGGTCATCGGGGACAAGATCGCCGAGTGGGAGGCCATGCGGGCCCGGAGGAACCGCGATTCGTGA
- a CDS encoding IclR family transcriptional regulator yields MPTSTTRSVERALALLQVVCDDPDISLSDAARAVDLAPSSAHRLLATLTETGYLARSAEGLYEVGPQMIRLSGRVLAGNSLRRLCRPTMADLAESTGESVYLSVLSNDRALYIGLVTGSQAVQHRSWEGQTISLASAAGRALTGHTGETRFVAVADRIEPDVTAIAAPVTAGGEILAALSMVVPNYRLTTETTIRFGTLIADHAASLSQRLGSAPPPTRRRRSVESARRRAARPTT; encoded by the coding sequence ATGCCCACCAGCACCACCCGCTCCGTCGAGCGGGCCCTCGCCCTGCTGCAGGTGGTCTGCGACGACCCCGACATCTCGCTGAGCGACGCCGCCCGCGCCGTCGACCTGGCTCCCTCCAGCGCCCACCGGCTGCTGGCCACCCTCACCGAGACCGGATACCTCGCCAGATCCGCCGAGGGGCTCTACGAGGTGGGCCCCCAGATGATCCGGCTCAGCGGCCGGGTGCTGGCCGGCAATTCGCTGCGCCGACTGTGCCGCCCCACCATGGCCGATCTCGCCGAGTCCACCGGGGAATCGGTCTACCTGTCGGTGCTCAGCAACGACCGCGCTCTCTACATCGGCCTGGTCACCGGCTCACAGGCCGTCCAGCACCGCAGCTGGGAGGGCCAGACGATCAGCCTCGCCAGCGCCGCCGGGCGGGCGCTCACGGGCCACACCGGCGAGACCCGCTTCGTGGCCGTCGCCGACCGGATCGAGCCCGACGTCACCGCCATCGCCGCACCCGTCACCGCCGGAGGCGAGATCCTCGCAGCGCTGAGCATGGTCGTGCCGAACTACCGGCTCACCACCGAGACGACCATCCGCTTCGGCACCCTCATCGCCGACCACGCCGCATCACTGTCACAGCGCCTGGGCAGCGCTCCCCCGCCGACGCGCAGACGCCGTTCGGTCGAGTCGGCCAGACGCCGAGCGGCACGCCCCACCACCTGA
- a CDS encoding urocanate hydratase, with translation MDHDNSTTSAAMTIKLDATLPPDPVFDPTIRRAPSRGYRLTPEQTKLALRNALRYLPEELHAAAAPEFLEELRTYGRIYAYRWRPAGPITGRPIDTYRGRCSEGRAFQVQIDNNLDFDVALYPYELVTYGETGSVCQNWLQYRLITKYLQELTEDTTLVVMSGHPLGLFPSRPESPRVIITNSLMVGRFDDQQNWEISEQLGVANYGQMTAGGWMYIGPQGIVHGTFNTLLNAGRSKLGIPDEGDLSGVLFISSGLGGMSGAQPKAAEIAGAVGVIAEVDMSRIRTRLDQGWVSHCSEDLDEVFRIALEHVEDGTPASIAYHGNIVDLLEYVVAHDIEVPLLSDQTSCHAPYDGGYCPQGLSFEERTRLLATDRDEFARRVDATLAHHFELIAALVARGTYFFDYGNSFMNAVFEAGVTQIAKDGDERNGFIWPSYVEDIMGPELFDYGYGPFRWVCLSGRHEDLVATDAAAMACIDPERRSQDRDNYNWIRDAEANNLVVGTQARILYQDAKGRMDIALKFNQMVREGIIGPVMLGRDHHDVSGTDSPFRETSNIKDGSNVMADMATQCFAGNAARGMSLVTLHNGGGTGIGNAINGGFGLVLDGSARVDAVIRSSLLWDVMCGVARRGWARNEHSVATVTEFNREYAGRAQVTLPYLVDDSLIDGLVG, from the coding sequence ATGGACCACGACAACTCCACCACCTCGGCCGCCATGACCATCAAGCTCGACGCCACCCTCCCGCCCGACCCGGTCTTCGACCCGACCATCCGCCGCGCCCCCTCGCGCGGCTACCGGCTCACCCCCGAGCAGACGAAACTGGCCCTGCGCAACGCCCTGCGCTACCTGCCCGAGGAGCTGCACGCCGCCGCGGCCCCCGAGTTCCTTGAGGAGCTGCGCACCTACGGCCGCATCTACGCCTACCGGTGGCGCCCCGCCGGGCCCATCACCGGGCGCCCGATCGACACCTACCGGGGCCGCTGCAGCGAGGGGAGGGCCTTCCAGGTCCAGATCGACAACAACCTCGACTTCGACGTCGCCCTCTACCCCTATGAACTGGTCACCTACGGCGAGACCGGCTCCGTCTGCCAGAACTGGCTGCAGTACCGGCTCATCACCAAATACCTCCAGGAACTCACCGAGGACACCACCCTGGTCGTGATGTCGGGCCACCCCCTGGGCCTGTTCCCCTCCCGTCCCGAGTCCCCCCGCGTCATCATCACCAACTCCCTGATGGTCGGCCGCTTCGACGACCAGCAGAACTGGGAGATCTCCGAGCAGCTCGGGGTGGCCAACTACGGCCAGATGACCGCCGGTGGATGGATGTACATCGGCCCCCAGGGCATCGTCCACGGCACCTTCAACACCCTGCTGAACGCCGGGCGATCCAAGCTCGGGATCCCCGACGAGGGCGACCTGTCCGGCGTCCTGTTCATCTCCTCGGGGCTGGGCGGCATGAGCGGCGCCCAGCCCAAGGCCGCCGAGATCGCCGGCGCCGTCGGCGTCATCGCCGAGGTGGACATGTCGCGCATCCGGACCCGCCTGGACCAGGGCTGGGTGAGCCACTGCTCCGAGGACCTCGACGAGGTCTTCCGGATCGCCCTGGAACACGTGGAGGACGGCACCCCGGCGTCCATCGCCTACCACGGCAACATCGTCGACCTCCTCGAATACGTCGTCGCCCACGACATCGAGGTCCCGCTGCTCAGCGACCAGACCAGCTGCCACGCCCCCTACGACGGGGGCTACTGCCCCCAGGGATTGTCCTTCGAGGAGCGCACCCGCCTGCTGGCCACCGACCGCGACGAGTTCGCCCGCCGCGTCGACGCCACCCTGGCCCACCACTTCGAGCTCATCGCGGCCCTCGTGGCCCGCGGCACCTACTTCTTCGACTACGGCAACTCCTTCATGAACGCCGTCTTCGAGGCCGGCGTCACGCAGATCGCCAAGGACGGGGACGAGCGCAACGGCTTCATCTGGCCCTCCTACGTCGAGGACATCATGGGCCCCGAACTCTTCGACTACGGCTACGGGCCCTTCCGCTGGGTCTGCCTGTCCGGCAGGCACGAGGACCTGGTGGCCACCGACGCCGCCGCGATGGCCTGCATCGACCCGGAGCGCCGCAGCCAGGATCGCGACAACTACAACTGGATCCGCGACGCCGAGGCCAACAACCTGGTCGTCGGCACCCAGGCGCGCATCCTCTACCAGGATGCCAAGGGACGTATGGACATCGCCCTGAAGTTCAATCAGATGGTCCGCGAAGGCATCATCGGCCCGGTCATGCTGGGCCGCGACCACCACGACGTGTCAGGCACCGACTCCCCCTTCCGCGAGACCTCCAACATCAAGGACGGCAGCAATGTGATGGCCGACATGGCCACCCAGTGCTTCGCCGGCAATGCCGCCCGCGGCATGAGCCTGGTGACCCTCCACAACGGCGGCGGCACCGGCATCGGCAACGCCATCAACGGCGGCTTCGGACTGGTGCTGGACGGCTCGGCGAGGGTGGACGCCGTGATCCGCTCCTCGCTGCTGTGGGACGTCATGTGCGGGGTGGCCAGGCGCGGCTGGGCCCGCAACGAGCACTCCGTGGCCACCGTCACCGAGTTCAACCGGGAGTACGCCGGGCGGGCGCAGGTGACCCTGCCCTATCTGGTCGACGACTCCCTCATCGACGGGCTGGTGGGCTGA
- a CDS encoding allantoate amidohydrolase, which produces MTISQTRGPAGWTVSGLLAEIADIGRDDDGSYSRFSLSPEDRSLRQWFISRAEELGLEVSIDPDANIWAWWGPEGPGAVLTGSHLDSVPGGGAYDGPLGVASSLAAVARLRARGFRPSRPVAVVMFTDEEGAGFGMPCLGSRLAAGVLPADRALELRARDGAPLAEAWQDAGMDAGMDAGELGPVEWLTTARCFVELHVEQGRGLADLDAPVAIASAVRPHGRWRLEFTGQGNHAGTTLMADRHDPVVPLAATVLAARRAATETSEESGAVATVGRVEVVPGGTNVIASAARMWLDCRAESADVVHAVVAQVEAEARAAAHQEGCGFELVQESWTPRTAFDPELKATMAHVLGDVPELSTGAGHDAAVIAGIMPTGMLFVRNPTGASHTPDEYASPADCEAGATALATILEELAR; this is translated from the coding sequence ATGACCATCTCCCAGACCCGCGGCCCGGCCGGCTGGACGGTCTCCGGGCTGCTCGCCGAGATCGCCGACATCGGCCGCGACGACGACGGCTCCTACTCGCGGTTCTCACTGAGCCCCGAGGACAGGTCCCTGCGCCAATGGTTCATCTCCCGGGCCGAGGAGCTGGGCCTGGAGGTCAGCATCGATCCGGACGCCAACATCTGGGCGTGGTGGGGGCCCGAGGGCCCCGGCGCCGTGCTCACCGGCTCCCACCTGGACTCGGTTCCCGGCGGCGGCGCCTACGACGGGCCGCTGGGGGTCGCCTCCTCCCTGGCGGCGGTGGCCCGCCTGCGGGCCCGCGGGTTCAGGCCGTCGCGGCCCGTCGCGGTGGTGATGTTCACCGACGAGGAGGGGGCGGGATTCGGGATGCCCTGTCTGGGGTCCCGGCTGGCCGCCGGCGTCCTTCCCGCCGACCGGGCGCTGGAGCTGAGGGCGCGCGACGGCGCGCCCCTGGCCGAGGCCTGGCAGGACGCCGGGATGGACGCCGGGATGGACGCCGGGGAGCTCGGCCCGGTGGAGTGGCTGACCACCGCCCGCTGCTTCGTCGAACTGCACGTCGAGCAGGGCCGCGGGCTGGCCGATCTCGACGCCCCGGTGGCCATCGCCTCCGCGGTGCGCCCGCACGGCCGCTGGCGTCTGGAGTTCACCGGGCAGGGCAACCACGCCGGGACCACCCTGATGGCCGACCGGCACGATCCGGTGGTGCCGCTGGCCGCCACAGTCCTGGCCGCTCGGCGTGCGGCCACGGAGACTTCGGAGGAGTCGGGCGCCGTGGCCACCGTCGGCCGGGTCGAGGTGGTTCCGGGAGGCACGAATGTCATCGCCTCCGCGGCCCGGATGTGGCTGGACTGCCGGGCCGAGTCCGCCGACGTCGTCCACGCCGTCGTCGCGCAGGTCGAGGCCGAGGCGAGAGCGGCCGCACATCAGGAGGGCTGCGGGTTCGAACTGGTCCAGGAGTCCTGGACTCCGCGCACCGCCTTCGACCCCGAACTGAAGGCCACCATGGCTCACGTTCTGGGCGACGTCCCCGAGCTTTCCACCGGGGCCGGACACGACGCCGCGGTGATCGCCGGGATCATGCCCACCGGCATGCTCTTCGTCCGCAATCCCACCGGCGCCTCCCACACCCCGGACGAGTACGCCTCCCCGGCCGACTGCGAGGCCGGCGCCACAGCGCTCGCGACCATCCTCGAGGAGCTGGCGCGATGA
- a CDS encoding formimidoylglutamate deiminase, with translation MTQGMGTEGPTIHCRRALVDGRFVDDVRIEVDADGRIAALTRGLSASSPLFLHPDANLQLGVVVPGFANTHSHLFHRALRGATGGDDFWSWRQAMYRIAGRLEPDLYRRLAAAVFSEMVAAGYTSVAEFHYLHHRPDGRPYPHHDMEMAVAAGAAEAGIRLTLLDTCYLHSGLGDGSGTPLTPEQARFGDGSAAAWLERWYRLRDALAREYPQCKLGAAVHSVRALTPAEIAEAVAGLPDDVPLHVHVSEQPRENADCLAATGLTPTGVLAQAEALSGRTTVVHATHLTDEDIALIAGSGTAVSLCPTTEADLGDGIARVADLAEAGIPLTTGTDEDVVTDPFAELRLLESTARLAGGRRGVLDAAALWQAGAGRAQGDPGLRVGDPADLVEIDTSSARLAGTDPLTWPLTAAADDVARVVVGGVLAPRADAAGLRAVLAEIEES, from the coding sequence ATGACCCAGGGCATGGGGACCGAAGGCCCGACAATCCACTGTCGCAGGGCGCTGGTCGACGGGCGATTCGTCGACGACGTGAGGATCGAGGTGGACGCCGACGGCCGGATCGCCGCACTGACCCGCGGCCTGTCCGCCTCGTCTCCCCTCTTCCTCCATCCCGATGCGAATCTGCAGCTGGGCGTCGTCGTCCCCGGATTCGCCAACACCCACTCCCACCTCTTCCACCGGGCCCTGCGAGGTGCGACCGGGGGTGACGACTTCTGGTCCTGGCGCCAGGCCATGTACCGGATCGCCGGCCGTCTGGAGCCCGACTTGTACCGGCGTCTGGCCGCCGCGGTGTTCTCCGAGATGGTCGCGGCCGGATACACATCGGTCGCGGAGTTCCACTACCTCCATCACCGCCCCGACGGCCGGCCCTACCCGCACCACGACATGGAGATGGCGGTGGCCGCGGGGGCCGCCGAGGCCGGAATCCGGCTCACCCTGCTGGACACCTGCTACCTGCATTCCGGCCTGGGCGACGGATCCGGGACGCCGTTGACGCCCGAGCAGGCCCGATTCGGCGACGGCTCGGCGGCCGCCTGGCTGGAGCGCTGGTACCGGCTGCGCGACGCCTTGGCCCGGGAATATCCCCAATGCAAGCTGGGAGCGGCGGTGCACAGCGTCCGCGCCCTGACTCCCGCAGAGATCGCCGAAGCCGTCGCCGGGCTTCCCGACGACGTCCCGCTGCACGTCCATGTCTCCGAGCAGCCCCGGGAGAACGCCGACTGCCTGGCCGCCACCGGCCTGACCCCCACCGGCGTCCTGGCCCAGGCCGAGGCGCTGAGCGGGCGGACCACCGTCGTCCACGCCACCCATCTCACCGATGAGGACATCGCTCTCATCGCGGGATCGGGCACCGCCGTCTCCCTGTGCCCCACCACCGAGGCGGATCTGGGTGACGGGATCGCGCGGGTCGCCGACCTCGCCGAGGCCGGGATACCGCTGACCACCGGCACCGACGAGGACGTCGTCACCGACCCCTTCGCCGAACTGCGGCTCCTCGAGTCCACCGCCCGGCTGGCCGGTGGGCGGCGCGGGGTGCTGGACGCCGCCGCGCTCTGGCAGGCCGGGGCCGGGAGGGCGCAAGGAGATCCGGGCCTGCGGGTCGGGGACCCCGCCGATCTCGTCGAGATCGACACCTCGTCGGCCCGGCTGGCCGGGACCGACCCGCTCACCTGGCCGTTGACGGCCGCTGCCGACGACGTCGCCAGAGTTGTGGTCGGCGGGGTCCTGGCACCGCGCGCCGACGCCGCCGGGCTGCGCGCAGTGCTCGCCGAGATCGAGGAGTCCTGA
- the hutI gene encoding imidazolonepropionase, producing MSTLITGIGRLVTNDPGRDRGPLGELTGAAVLIDGEQVAWVGDAHAAPPADEAVDLDGAAVIPGFVDSHSHPVFAGERSEEFAARMAGQRYAAGGIMSTVTATRAASDDRLRATVSRIRAEMLDEGTTTFEAKTGYGLDVATEARLARIAAEFTDEVTFIGAHVVGPEWRDDPDGYVDLVRGDMLAACRPHVRWIDVFCEEGAFNVDQSLAVLEAGRRAGLGLRLHAAQLGPTSIIGDAVALGAASIDHCTFLSDADVDAMAGSQTVATLLPAAEFSTRQPYPSARRLLDAGATVAIATDCNPGTAFTASMSFCLAVAVREMGMTPAEALWSATAGGAAALRRDDVGVIRPGARADLVALAAPGWAHLMYRPGVPLVSDVWLGGARRPGPAAGRSSR from the coding sequence ATGTCCACCCTCATCACCGGCATCGGACGGCTGGTCACCAACGATCCCGGCCGGGATCGCGGACCACTGGGCGAGCTCACGGGGGCCGCGGTCCTCATCGACGGCGAGCAGGTCGCCTGGGTAGGGGATGCACACGCCGCTCCCCCGGCCGACGAGGCCGTCGATCTGGACGGCGCCGCCGTCATCCCCGGATTCGTCGACTCCCACTCCCACCCCGTCTTCGCCGGGGAGCGATCCGAGGAGTTCGCCGCCCGGATGGCCGGTCAGCGGTATGCTGCCGGCGGCATTATGAGCACCGTCACCGCCACCCGCGCCGCCTCCGACGACCGGCTGCGCGCCACCGTCTCCCGGATCCGCGCCGAGATGCTCGACGAAGGCACCACCACCTTCGAGGCCAAGACCGGCTACGGGCTCGACGTCGCCACCGAGGCCCGGCTGGCAAGGATCGCCGCGGAGTTCACCGACGAGGTGACCTTCATCGGCGCCCACGTCGTCGGCCCCGAATGGCGCGACGACCCCGACGGGTACGTCGATCTGGTCCGCGGAGACATGCTGGCGGCCTGTCGGCCGCATGTCCGGTGGATCGACGTGTTCTGCGAGGAGGGCGCGTTCAACGTCGACCAGTCCCTGGCGGTGCTGGAGGCCGGACGCCGTGCCGGGCTGGGGCTGCGACTGCACGCCGCCCAGCTGGGACCGACGTCGATCATTGGCGACGCCGTGGCACTGGGGGCGGCGTCGATCGACCACTGCACATTCCTGTCCGATGCCGACGTCGACGCCATGGCCGGCTCCCAGACCGTGGCGACCCTGCTGCCGGCCGCCGAGTTCAGCACCCGCCAGCCCTACCCGAGCGCCCGCAGGTTGCTGGACGCCGGGGCCACCGTGGCGATCGCCACCGACTGCAACCCCGGCACCGCCTTCACGGCGTCGATGTCCTTCTGCCTGGCGGTGGCGGTCCGCGAGATGGGCATGACGCCGGCCGAGGCGCTGTGGTCGGCCACCGCCGGCGGGGCGGCCGCGCTTCGCCGCGACGACGTCGGCGTCATCAGACCCGGCGCCCGGGCCGACCTGGTGGCCCTCGCGGCGCCCGGCTGGGCGCACCTCATGTACCGGCCCGGCGTGCCGCTCGTCTCAGATGTGTGGTTGGGCGGGGCGAGACGCCCCGGACCCGCCGCAGGAAGGAGTTCCCGATGA
- the hutH gene encoding histidine ammonia-lyase, protein MNTIKSADEVPIDPDALTFAQVVAVARHDAKVVIPDHVAEQVRESRRAVDALANAPRPVYGVSTGFGALAQRHIPAESRAQLQKSLIRSHAAGLGDPVEREVVRALMLLRARTLATGRTGVRLETLQTYVDLLNAGITPWVHEFGSLGCSGDLAPLSACALVVMGEGRVHDPSLATGEASRAVDAAPVLAAAGIEGVELAEKEGLALVNGTDGMLGQLILALFDLEKLLTTADLTASMSVESQLGTDAVFQPGLHYPLRPFDGQAASAANMAAALAGSPIVAAHRNSDHLVQDAYSLRCAPQVAGAARDAAAYAAGVAAREIRAAIDNPVILDDGSVSSNGNFHGAPLAHAMDFLAIVVADVASIAERRTDRVMDPARNQGLNSFLADDPGVDSGLMIVHYTQAALVSETKRLAVPASVDSIPTSAMQEDHVSMGWHAARKLRRALDNLAMVLGVELYVAARATDLRRHQPGPVTGAVIAALRTVAPGPGPDRFMSPEVSAAAELVRSGQVVAAAEAASGGLRHTLTDTDGRVLDGVWLPA, encoded by the coding sequence ATGAATACGATCAAGTCGGCCGACGAGGTCCCCATCGACCCGGATGCGCTGACCTTCGCCCAGGTGGTGGCGGTGGCCCGCCACGACGCGAAGGTCGTGATCCCCGATCATGTGGCCGAGCAGGTCAGAGAGTCGCGCCGCGCCGTCGACGCCCTCGCGAACGCACCCAGGCCGGTCTACGGCGTCTCCACCGGATTCGGGGCCCTGGCCCAGCGGCACATCCCGGCCGAGTCGCGCGCCCAGCTGCAGAAATCCCTCATCCGCTCCCACGCCGCCGGGCTCGGCGATCCGGTGGAACGAGAGGTGGTGCGCGCCCTGATGCTGCTGCGCGCCCGCACCCTGGCGACCGGCCGCACCGGCGTCAGGCTGGAGACCCTGCAGACCTACGTCGATCTGCTCAACGCGGGCATCACGCCGTGGGTCCACGAGTTCGGATCCCTGGGCTGTTCGGGGGATCTGGCTCCGCTGTCGGCCTGCGCCCTGGTGGTGATGGGCGAGGGCCGGGTGCACGATCCCTCGCTGGCCACTGGGGAGGCCTCCAGGGCGGTGGACGCCGCCCCGGTGCTGGCGGCCGCCGGGATCGAAGGCGTCGAGCTGGCCGAGAAGGAGGGGCTGGCCCTCGTCAACGGCACCGACGGGATGCTGGGGCAGCTCATCCTGGCCCTGTTCGATCTGGAGAAGCTGCTCACCACCGCCGATCTCACGGCGTCTATGAGCGTGGAGTCGCAGCTGGGCACCGACGCCGTCTTCCAGCCGGGCCTGCACTATCCGTTGCGGCCCTTCGACGGGCAGGCCGCCAGTGCCGCGAATATGGCCGCGGCGCTGGCCGGATCGCCGATCGTGGCGGCCCACAGGAACTCCGATCACCTGGTGCAGGACGCCTACTCGCTGCGCTGCGCCCCTCAGGTCGCCGGCGCCGCGCGCGACGCCGCGGCCTATGCGGCGGGGGTGGCGGCCCGGGAGATCCGAGCTGCGATCGACAATCCAGTGATCCTGGACGACGGGTCGGTCTCCAGCAACGGGAATTTCCACGGTGCACCGTTGGCCCACGCGATGGATTTCCTGGCGATCGTGGTGGCCGACGTCGCGTCGATCGCCGAGAGGCGCACCGACCGGGTGATGGATCCGGCCCGCAATCAGGGGCTGAACTCGTTTCTGGCCGATGACCCCGGCGTCGACTCGGGGCTGATGATCGTCCACTACACGCAGGCGGCGCTGGTGAGCGAGACCAAGCGGCTGGCCGTCCCTGCCAGTGTCGACTCGATCCCGACGTCGGCGATGCAGGAGGACCACGTGTCGATGGGTTGGCATGCCGCCCGGAAGCTGCGCCGGGCCCTGGACAACCTGGCCATGGTGCTGGGGGTCGAGCTCTACGTCGCCGCCCGGGCTACCGATCTGCGCCGCCATCAGCCGGGGCCGGTGACCGGGGCGGTGATCGCGGCGCTGCGGACGGTGGCGCCGGGGCCCGGCCCCGACCGGTTCATGAGCCCCGAGGTGAGCGCCGCCGCCGAGCTCGTGCGGTCCGGGCAGGTGGTGGCTGCCGCAGAGGCCGCCTCGGGAGGCCTGAGGCACACCCTCACCGACACCGACGGAAGGGTGCTGGACGGGGTCTGGTTGCCCGCCTGA